In Microbacterium maritypicum, the following are encoded in one genomic region:
- a CDS encoding SDR family NAD(P)-dependent oxidoreductase — protein MTRRGVLLIGGSSDIGLAIARAFVDSGDAVVGVGLEDPADPVFERYLVADCSAPEAADRAVADAELALGRLDVVVLAAGRMPIARAESTSDDDWRGALGATLDSAFFVARAALPRLTRGSSIVAVTSVNSSLAAPALPAYAAAKAGVDGLVRQLALDNGPRGIRVNAVQPGSISAADTGESEGYPLGRIGRPEEVASVVAFLASDAASFVTGTSIAVDGGLSISSPAAWLKPVLRDRWL, from the coding sequence GTGACACGCCGCGGCGTGCTGCTGATCGGCGGCAGTTCCGACATCGGACTCGCGATCGCCCGCGCCTTCGTCGACAGCGGAGACGCCGTCGTCGGCGTGGGGCTCGAGGACCCGGCAGACCCGGTCTTCGAGCGCTACCTCGTCGCGGACTGCAGCGCGCCGGAGGCCGCCGACCGCGCCGTCGCCGACGCCGAGCTGGCGCTGGGCCGCCTCGATGTCGTGGTGCTCGCCGCGGGCCGCATGCCGATCGCGCGCGCCGAGTCCACGAGCGACGACGACTGGCGCGGAGCGCTCGGCGCGACGCTGGACTCGGCGTTCTTCGTGGCGCGGGCGGCACTCCCCCGCCTCACGCGCGGATCGTCGATCGTCGCGGTCACCTCGGTGAACTCATCGCTCGCCGCCCCTGCCCTGCCCGCCTACGCAGCCGCCAAGGCGGGCGTGGACGGCCTCGTGCGGCAGCTCGCGCTCGACAACGGCCCTCGGGGCATCCGGGTCAACGCCGTGCAGCCGGGCAGCATCTCAGCCGCGGACACCGGTGAGAGCGAGGGCTACCCCCTCGGACGCATCGGCCGACCGGAGGAGGTCGCCTCGGTCGTGGCATTCCTCGCTTCCGACGCCGCCTCCTTCGTCACGGGAACGTCCATCGCGGTCGACGGCGGCCTTTCGATCTCGTCCCCCGCAGCCTGGCTAAAGCCGGTCCTGCGGGATCGCTGGCTCTGA
- a CDS encoding dihydrodipicolinate synthase family protein: MAPTLHGLMPILATPFDETGALDRASLRRLVEFQLASGVDGVAVFGMASEGFALTTEERRTILDDVVRVVDGRIPVIAGVNGTSTATSIEQSLLAEEGGADALMVLPPFMVKPPAGTLVDFYGDVAAATSLSVMVQDAPGVTGVAMAPSLIAEIARLDGVDSVKVEAPPTAPKVGAVVAAIEDPDFAVLGGQNAQFCLEEYARGAVGTMPACEFPDLLGPVLALFTEGRVEEARAEFRRMLPLVLIGLQGGIAWAVHKEVLVARGVIDHATVRYPASRLDAGSRASVKLVIDELALPPIPATVRV; this comes from the coding sequence ATGGCTCCGACACTCCACGGCTTGATGCCCATTCTGGCGACTCCGTTCGACGAGACGGGCGCCCTCGACCGCGCGAGCCTGCGCCGACTGGTCGAGTTCCAGCTCGCGTCCGGCGTCGACGGCGTCGCCGTCTTCGGGATGGCGAGCGAGGGCTTCGCTCTCACGACCGAAGAGCGCCGCACGATCCTGGACGATGTCGTCCGGGTCGTCGACGGGCGGATCCCCGTGATCGCCGGCGTCAACGGCACCTCCACCGCGACGTCCATCGAGCAGTCCCTCCTCGCCGAGGAGGGCGGCGCGGATGCCCTCATGGTGCTCCCGCCGTTCATGGTGAAGCCGCCCGCCGGCACGCTCGTGGACTTCTACGGCGACGTGGCCGCCGCGACCTCGCTCTCCGTCATGGTGCAGGATGCGCCCGGTGTCACCGGCGTGGCCATGGCGCCGAGCCTGATCGCCGAGATCGCCCGCCTCGACGGCGTCGATTCCGTCAAGGTCGAGGCGCCGCCGACCGCCCCCAAGGTCGGAGCGGTGGTCGCCGCGATCGAGGACCCCGACTTCGCGGTGCTCGGCGGTCAGAACGCCCAGTTCTGCCTGGAGGAGTACGCCAGGGGCGCGGTGGGCACGATGCCGGCCTGCGAGTTCCCCGACCTGCTCGGCCCCGTGCTCGCGCTGTTCACCGAGGGGCGCGTCGAGGAGGCGCGTGCCGAGTTCCGTCGTATGCTCCCTCTCGTGCTCATCGGTCTGCAGGGAGGCATCGCCTGGGCGGTGCACAAGGAGGTGCTCGTCGCACGCGGCGTGATCGACCATGCCACGGTGCGCTACCCCGCATCGCGCCTGGACGCGGGCAGCCGCGCCTCGGTCAAGCTCGTGATCGACGAGCTCGCCCTTCCCCCGATCCCCGCCACGGTGCGCGTGTGA
- a CDS encoding SMP-30/gluconolactonase/LRE family protein, whose product MSHTPPSRTVEILSDARYVQAESPRWDGRDGGLAWIDMATGSLHRGRLEHGRVIPETAVVIGAQIGAPIPLAEPGAGWLVGVDRRVVHIGDDAVVTALTGDVAAPGDYMNDGGGDPSGRFWVGSQSMPRDPHCTLWSIGADGIPVARLDGVTVSNGLAFDPTGSTLYYIDTLPHRSIEAFDVAPDGTLSNRRTVCRVDGGNPDGMTIDLDGNLWVAVWDAAEVRRYSPEGELLETIALPAKRPTAVALVGSVLVITTASIGLAAPGEADGALLGVQVDVGGIPAWPWAGEAPVQHGAGSIAEAAL is encoded by the coding sequence ATGTCGCACACCCCGCCCTCCCGAACCGTCGAGATCCTCTCCGACGCCCGTTACGTGCAGGCCGAATCGCCGCGCTGGGACGGTCGAGACGGCGGCCTCGCCTGGATCGACATGGCCACCGGGTCGCTGCATCGCGGTCGACTCGAGCACGGCAGGGTGATCCCCGAGACCGCGGTCGTCATCGGTGCGCAGATCGGAGCCCCGATCCCGCTCGCGGAGCCGGGTGCCGGATGGCTGGTGGGTGTCGATCGCCGCGTGGTGCACATCGGCGACGACGCGGTCGTCACGGCGCTCACTGGCGACGTCGCCGCACCGGGCGACTACATGAACGACGGCGGCGGCGACCCCTCCGGCCGCTTCTGGGTGGGCAGTCAGTCGATGCCGCGGGATCCCCACTGCACGCTGTGGAGCATCGGCGCCGACGGCATCCCCGTCGCGCGCCTCGATGGTGTGACCGTGTCGAACGGCCTCGCCTTCGATCCGACGGGATCCACCCTCTATTACATCGACACCCTGCCGCACCGCAGCATCGAGGCCTTCGACGTGGCCCCCGACGGCACGCTGTCGAACCGCCGCACGGTGTGCCGCGTCGATGGCGGCAACCCCGACGGCATGACCATCGACCTCGACGGCAACCTCTGGGTCGCGGTGTGGGACGCCGCCGAAGTGCGTCGATACTCGCCCGAGGGCGAACTCCTGGAGACGATCGCCCTCCCGGCGAAGCGACCGACCGCGGTCGCCCTCGTCGGTTCGGTGCTCGTGATCACGACGGCGAGCATCGGACTCGCAGCACCCGGAGAGGCCGACGGCGCGCTGCTCGGCGTGCAGGTCGACGTCGGCGGGATTCCGGCGTGGCCCTGGGCGGGTGAGGCGCCCGTCCAGCACGGTGCCGGGTCGATCGCGGAGGCGGCGCTGTGA
- a CDS encoding bifunctional 4-hydroxy-2-oxoglutarate aldolase/2-dehydro-3-deoxy-phosphogluconate aldolase, giving the protein MSTVDNAQLRERLRTARLVAILRGTDVDATVAAARTLIDAGVVTLEIALTLPDAEEAIAQVVRDAPDEALIGAGTVLSEADVERAAAAGAQFMVTPTLSASVEYAVAQGIGVLPGVYTPTEIQRGHDLGSAAVKLFPASALGAGFIRAVRDPFPDARIIPVGGVSVDTVGEYLAAGAFGIGVGGPLIGDAATPGGDLAALAVRARSFVEALHGA; this is encoded by the coding sequence GTGAGCACCGTGGACAACGCGCAGCTCCGGGAGCGGCTGCGGACCGCGCGGCTCGTCGCGATCCTCCGGGGTACCGACGTCGATGCGACGGTGGCCGCGGCGCGCACGCTCATCGATGCGGGCGTCGTGACGCTGGAGATCGCCCTCACCCTGCCGGACGCCGAGGAAGCGATCGCCCAGGTCGTGCGGGATGCTCCGGACGAGGCGCTGATCGGCGCCGGGACCGTGCTCAGCGAGGCCGATGTGGAGCGCGCAGCAGCGGCCGGAGCGCAGTTCATGGTGACGCCCACCCTCAGCGCCTCGGTCGAGTACGCGGTCGCGCAGGGGATCGGCGTGCTCCCCGGGGTGTACACGCCCACGGAGATCCAGCGCGGTCACGACCTCGGCAGTGCCGCGGTCAAGCTGTTCCCCGCGTCGGCGCTCGGAGCCGGCTTCATCCGCGCGGTGCGCGATCCGTTCCCCGATGCGCGGATCATCCCCGTGGGCGGAGTGAGTGTCGACACCGTGGGCGAGTACCTGGCCGCGGGGGCGTTCGGGATCGGGGTCGGGGGGCCACTCATCGGCGATGCCGCGACTCCAGGCGGCGATCTCGCGGCGCTCGCCGTTCGCGCCCGATCGTTCGTGGAGGCGCTGCACGGCGCCTGA
- a CDS encoding ABC transporter permease codes for MYGTYLRRELAGRKKQTLIVAVGLAIAIALVIVVNALTTGVRDAQTQALESVYGVGTDLTVTGAATEPGEGGGPRFDFDADAGETDGETTTLAQSMLRTDFLRGTLDSSVLDTVASTEGVAAASGALSLTNSTFSGEMPSGGFAPQDGGQGAAPEEGQAPSEGGQGGGGSFGVDSFSVLGIDPAATAIGPLASAEVTEGRGFDADDGDALVALVDGTYAATNEISVGDAMDVAGSDVEVVGLLDSTSDSADTAANVYLPLSTAQTLAGVEDVISTVYVQADSAASIDAVQSALADELPEATITSQSELASTVSGSLSNASALITNLGTWLSIIVLAVAVLLSVLLTLSGVGRRTREFGTLKAIGWSNGRVVRQVAGESMVQGLIGGAVGLALGVAGIVVINILKPTVAASGAGQGPGAGGMGAGPTGGAGGMVPTPQAADIVLQAPFTPWVLVAAVGLAVLGGLVAGAFGGWRAARLSPAEALRSVA; via the coding sequence ATGTACGGAACATATCTGCGGCGGGAACTCGCCGGCCGAAAGAAGCAGACGCTGATCGTGGCGGTCGGATTGGCGATCGCGATCGCCCTCGTGATCGTCGTCAACGCCCTGACGACCGGCGTGCGCGATGCGCAGACGCAGGCGCTGGAATCCGTCTACGGTGTCGGCACCGATCTCACCGTGACGGGGGCGGCCACCGAGCCCGGCGAGGGCGGAGGGCCCCGCTTCGACTTCGACGCGGACGCGGGGGAGACCGATGGTGAGACCACCACTCTCGCGCAGTCGATGCTGCGGACGGACTTCCTGCGCGGCACGCTCGACTCCTCGGTGCTCGACACGGTCGCATCCACGGAGGGTGTCGCAGCAGCCTCCGGTGCGTTGAGCCTCACGAACTCCACCTTCTCCGGTGAGATGCCCAGCGGCGGGTTCGCTCCGCAGGACGGCGGGCAGGGAGCCGCCCCCGAAGAGGGGCAGGCGCCCTCGGAGGGCGGACAGGGTGGCGGAGGATCGTTCGGCGTCGACTCGTTCTCCGTGCTCGGGATCGATCCCGCCGCGACGGCGATCGGCCCGCTCGCCTCGGCCGAGGTGACCGAGGGACGCGGATTCGACGCGGACGACGGCGATGCCCTCGTCGCCCTCGTCGACGGCACATACGCCGCGACGAACGAGATCTCCGTCGGCGACGCCATGGATGTGGCCGGCTCCGACGTCGAGGTCGTCGGACTCCTCGACTCGACCTCGGACAGTGCGGACACCGCGGCGAACGTCTACCTGCCGTTGAGCACCGCGCAGACCCTCGCGGGAGTCGAGGACGTCATCTCCACCGTCTACGTGCAGGCCGACTCGGCTGCGTCGATCGACGCCGTGCAATCCGCGCTCGCCGACGAGCTTCCGGAGGCGACCATCACCTCGCAGTCCGAGCTCGCATCGACCGTCTCCGGATCACTCTCGAACGCGAGCGCCCTGATCACGAACCTCGGCACGTGGCTGTCGATCATCGTGCTCGCCGTCGCCGTGCTGCTCTCGGTGCTCCTCACCCTGTCGGGCGTCGGACGTCGCACCCGGGAGTTCGGCACGCTCAAGGCGATCGGCTGGTCGAACGGCAGGGTCGTGCGCCAGGTGGCGGGCGAGTCCATGGTGCAGGGCCTGATCGGTGGGGCCGTCGGGCTCGCCCTCGGTGTCGCCGGCATCGTGGTGATCAACATCCTGAAGCCCACTGTCGCGGCGAGCGGTGCCGGTCAGGGCCCCGGCGCCGGCGGCATGGGCGCCGGCCCGACCGGGGGCGCGGGTGGGATGGTGCCGACGCCGCAGGCGGCCGACATCGTGCTGCAGGCGCCGTTCACACCCTGGGTGCTGGTGGCAGCGGTGGGTCTCGCGGTGCTCGGCGGTCTCGTGGCGGGTGCATTCGGCGGTTGGCGCGCCGCGCGTCTCAGCCCGGCGGAAGCACTGCGGTCGGTCGCATGA
- a CDS encoding ABC transporter ATP-binding protein produces the protein MTMADIVETTGGPEQDRPLYRAAGVTRTYTQKGRIVKALTGVDLQILPGEFVTIQGPTGGGKSTLLQLLGALDTPSTGSLLLDGRELSSASAKELARIRAEEIGFVFQGFNLIPTLTAAENVDMALEPLHLDREERRKRVAAALSHVGLDDRVDHLPTELSGGQQQRVAIARAIVKRPRVLLADEPTGNLDESMRDEILTLLQFLCAEGITIIVVTHDSAVARRATRRLRLTKGVVQDITK, from the coding sequence ATGACCATGGCAGACATCGTGGAGACCACAGGGGGTCCGGAGCAGGATCGACCGCTCTACCGCGCGGCAGGAGTGACGCGCACCTATACGCAGAAAGGACGCATCGTGAAGGCGCTGACCGGAGTGGATCTGCAGATCCTGCCCGGCGAGTTCGTCACGATCCAGGGCCCGACCGGGGGAGGGAAGTCGACGCTGCTGCAGCTGCTGGGCGCGCTCGACACTCCCTCCACCGGTTCGCTCCTGCTCGACGGTCGAGAGCTGTCCTCGGCGTCGGCGAAGGAGCTCGCTCGCATCCGTGCCGAGGAGATCGGCTTCGTCTTCCAGGGGTTCAACCTGATCCCCACGCTCACCGCCGCGGAGAACGTCGACATGGCGCTCGAGCCGTTGCACCTCGACAGGGAGGAACGGCGGAAGCGGGTCGCGGCGGCGCTGTCGCACGTCGGTCTCGACGACCGCGTCGACCACCTGCCCACCGAACTGTCGGGCGGGCAGCAGCAGCGTGTGGCGATCGCGCGGGCGATCGTGAAGCGCCCCCGGGTGCTCCTCGCGGATGAGCCGACCGGCAACCTCGACGAGAGCATGCGGGACGAGATCCTGACGCTGCTCCAGTTCCTGTGCGCGGAAGGCATCACCATCATCGTGGTCACCCACGATTCGGCGGTAGCCCGGCGGGCGACTCGACGTCTGCGCCTGACGAAGGGCGTCGTGCAGGACATCACGAAGTAG
- a CDS encoding FAD-binding oxidoreductase, translating to MADSAGAPVPSVHRPSTVDEVAEVVRRASREAVPVTVVAGGHGPWSHAPADGIRLELGGLSGIEVEGTTVRIGGGAVWGDVATALAAHGLALSSGDTASVGVGGLTLGGGIGWMVRAWGLAADQLIGAQVVAASGEVVDASSETNPELFWALRGGGGNFGVVTRFDFAAHPLAGIAFAESVIDGDATAVLRAARDLLRDAPRELTVTYMDVPPMDPSAPAGARLSAVWAAPEPDRLRAVWEPISALPGVQTQVTTPPYLEVLMEMPQPEGDDAPAPPGFLGGNGLYAELDDALIERLVAFRRTYPASVVFLRSLGGAFHDVAQEETAFPARAANWFVMAGAFDIPGMLDEQTRSAIDADGEGIRAGRLAEYGNFADTERPDAVPGMFSAEALTRLRATKAAWDPQNIFRRNHNILV from the coding sequence ATGGCTGACAGCGCTGGTGCTCCCGTTCCTTCCGTCCACCGTCCCTCGACCGTCGACGAAGTCGCCGAGGTCGTGAGACGCGCCTCCCGCGAGGCCGTCCCCGTGACCGTCGTCGCCGGCGGGCACGGGCCGTGGTCGCACGCACCCGCCGACGGGATCCGTCTCGAACTCGGTGGCCTGTCCGGCATCGAGGTCGAGGGAACGACCGTGCGCATCGGAGGAGGAGCGGTCTGGGGCGATGTCGCCACGGCCCTCGCCGCACACGGTCTCGCGCTGAGCTCCGGCGACACCGCTTCGGTCGGCGTCGGAGGGCTCACGCTCGGCGGCGGAATCGGATGGATGGTGCGGGCCTGGGGTCTCGCCGCAGACCAGTTGATCGGCGCGCAGGTCGTCGCCGCCTCGGGCGAGGTGGTCGACGCATCTTCCGAGACGAACCCCGAGCTCTTCTGGGCGCTGCGTGGCGGCGGCGGCAACTTCGGCGTGGTCACGCGCTTCGACTTCGCCGCGCATCCGCTGGCCGGGATCGCCTTCGCCGAGAGTGTGATCGACGGTGATGCGACCGCGGTGCTGCGTGCCGCGCGCGATCTGCTCCGCGACGCTCCGCGTGAGCTCACGGTCACGTACATGGACGTGCCGCCGATGGACCCGAGCGCACCGGCGGGAGCGCGCCTGAGCGCGGTGTGGGCGGCACCGGAGCCCGACCGCTTGCGCGCCGTGTGGGAGCCGATCTCCGCGCTCCCCGGCGTGCAGACGCAGGTGACGACTCCGCCGTATCTCGAGGTCCTGATGGAGATGCCCCAGCCCGAGGGGGATGACGCGCCCGCCCCTCCCGGCTTCCTCGGCGGCAACGGGCTCTACGCCGAGCTCGATGACGCGCTGATCGAGCGGCTCGTCGCGTTCCGGCGCACGTACCCGGCCTCGGTGGTCTTCCTCCGGTCGCTGGGCGGCGCGTTCCACGACGTCGCGCAGGAGGAGACGGCGTTCCCGGCGCGTGCGGCGAACTGGTTCGTGATGGCCGGGGCGTTCGACATCCCCGGCATGCTCGACGAGCAGACCCGTTCGGCGATCGACGCGGACGGCGAGGGCATCCGGGCCGGTCGCCTGGCCGAGTACGGCAACTTCGCCGACACCGAGCGGCCGGATGCGGTTCCGGGGATGTTCTCGGCGGAGGCGCTCACGCGGCTGCGCGCGACCAAGGCCGCGTGGGATCCGCAGAACATCTTCCGGCGCAACCACAACATCCTCGTGTGA
- the gndA gene encoding NADP-dependent phosphogluconate dehydrogenase translates to MPEASANIGVVGLAVMGSNLARNLASREGNTVAIFNRSYEKTQTLLDEHPEAGFVPARTYQEFADSLQKPRTAIIMVKAGGPTDAVIDSLVEVFEPGDIIVDGGNAYFPDTIRREKAVRETGINFVGAGISGGEEGALLGPSIMPGGSDESWVTLGPILRSIAAVAEGEPCVTHVGHDGAGHFVKMVHNGIEYADMQLIAEAYDLIRRGTGKTPAEIAEIFAEWNRGELESYLIEITAEVLRQVDAETGKPLVDVILDQAGAKGTGAWTVQTALSLGVPVSGIAEATFARSLSSHPEQRAVSRDLPGPEEEFSVEDTDAFIEDVRLALYASKIVAYSQGFDEIRAGAAEYGWNIDLGAISKIWRGGCIIRAQFLNRIADAYAETPELPVLLTAPYFTEAITRAQAAWRRVVIAAAEAGIPAPAFSSSLSYYDGIRADRLPAALVQGQRDFFGAHTYKRIDKEGTFHTLWSGDRTEIEAEDTH, encoded by the coding sequence GTGCCCGAAGCATCAGCGAACATCGGAGTCGTCGGACTCGCCGTCATGGGATCGAACCTCGCCCGCAACCTCGCCAGCCGCGAGGGGAACACCGTGGCGATCTTCAACCGCAGCTACGAGAAGACCCAGACGCTCCTCGACGAGCACCCCGAGGCCGGATTCGTCCCGGCCCGCACCTACCAGGAGTTCGCCGACTCGCTGCAGAAGCCGCGCACCGCGATCATCATGGTCAAGGCCGGCGGCCCGACCGACGCCGTGATCGACTCCCTGGTCGAGGTCTTCGAGCCGGGCGACATCATCGTCGACGGCGGCAACGCGTACTTCCCCGACACGATCCGTCGCGAGAAGGCGGTCCGCGAGACCGGCATCAACTTCGTCGGCGCCGGCATCTCGGGTGGCGAGGAGGGCGCCCTGCTCGGCCCGTCGATCATGCCCGGCGGCTCGGACGAGTCCTGGGTCACGCTCGGACCGATCCTGCGCTCGATCGCGGCGGTCGCCGAGGGCGAGCCGTGCGTCACGCACGTCGGCCACGACGGCGCCGGACACTTCGTGAAGATGGTGCACAACGGCATCGAGTACGCCGACATGCAGCTGATCGCCGAAGCGTACGACCTGATCCGCCGCGGCACGGGCAAGACCCCCGCGGAGATCGCGGAGATCTTCGCCGAGTGGAACCGTGGCGAGCTGGAGTCGTACCTGATCGAGATCACCGCCGAGGTGCTCCGCCAGGTGGATGCCGAGACCGGCAAGCCGCTCGTCGACGTGATCCTGGATCAGGCCGGCGCCAAGGGCACCGGCGCGTGGACGGTGCAGACCGCGCTCTCGCTCGGCGTCCCCGTCTCGGGCATCGCCGAGGCGACCTTCGCCCGCTCGCTCTCCTCGCACCCCGAGCAGCGCGCCGTCTCCCGCGACCTGCCGGGCCCGGAGGAGGAGTTCTCGGTCGAGGACACCGACGCGTTCATCGAAGACGTCCGCCTCGCCCTCTACGCCTCGAAGATCGTCGCGTACTCGCAGGGCTTCGACGAGATCCGCGCCGGCGCCGCCGAGTACGGCTGGAACATCGACCTCGGCGCGATCAGCAAGATCTGGCGCGGCGGCTGCATCATCCGCGCGCAGTTCCTCAACCGGATCGCCGACGCCTACGCCGAGACGCCGGAGCTGCCGGTCCTGCTCACCGCCCCGTACTTCACCGAGGCGATCACCCGCGCCCAGGCCGCCTGGCGCCGAGTCGTCATCGCGGCCGCCGAGGCCGGTATCCCGGCGCCGGCGTTCTCGTCGTCGCTGTCGTACTACGACGGCATCCGTGCCGACCGCCTCCCCGCCGCGCTCGTGCAGGGGCAGCGCGACTTCTTCGGCGCGCACACCTACAAGCGCATCGACAAGGAAGGCACCTTCCACACGCTGTGGTCGGGCGACCGCACCGAGATCGAGGCGGAAGACACGCACTGA
- a CDS encoding NAD(P)-dependent oxidoreductase yields MDISSVTVGAVGLGAMGRPMADHLLAAHGRLVIHARRPQPELLTAGADWAETPRELASRVDVLLMMLPDLPPFEAMLDGPDGLLADAGELLIMIGSTSSAPAVRALAQRIGAQTDGRVRVVDCPVSGGEDGAIAGTLSIMLGGDPEDAALAAEVLAPCGTPVLLGPLGAGEVAKACNQLVVSATILALGEATVLADRSGLDLDALWSLLSGGYAGSRLLDSRREKLVTGDDSPSGVAQYMVKDLGFAADIAEATGTSPVLLPTLRAAFDELVAAGLGDRDIAVSRRFIASRDTGEH; encoded by the coding sequence ATGGACATCTCATCCGTCACCGTCGGAGCCGTCGGACTCGGCGCCATGGGCCGCCCGATGGCCGACCATCTGCTCGCCGCGCACGGCCGACTGGTGATCCACGCCCGCCGCCCGCAGCCGGAACTGCTGACAGCCGGAGCCGACTGGGCGGAGACGCCGCGCGAACTCGCCTCCAGAGTAGACGTCCTCCTGATGATGCTGCCGGATCTTCCCCCGTTCGAGGCGATGCTCGACGGCCCGGATGGACTCCTCGCGGACGCCGGCGAGCTGCTCATCATGATCGGATCGACCTCGTCGGCACCGGCCGTCCGTGCGCTCGCGCAGCGCATCGGCGCGCAGACCGACGGACGGGTACGAGTCGTGGACTGCCCGGTCTCGGGCGGCGAGGACGGGGCCATCGCCGGGACCCTCTCGATCATGCTCGGCGGCGATCCCGAGGACGCGGCCCTCGCGGCCGAGGTGCTGGCCCCGTGCGGCACCCCCGTCCTGCTCGGGCCGCTCGGCGCCGGCGAGGTCGCGAAGGCCTGCAACCAGCTGGTGGTGTCCGCGACGATCCTGGCCCTCGGAGAGGCCACGGTGCTCGCCGACCGCTCCGGACTCGACCTCGATGCCCTCTGGTCACTGCTCTCCGGCGGTTATGCGGGTTCGCGACTGCTCGACAGCCGACGCGAGAAGCTCGTCACGGGCGACGACTCCCCCAGCGGCGTCGCGCAGTACATGGTGAAGGATCTCGGCTTCGCCGCCGACATCGCCGAGGCCACCGGCACCTCCCCCGTGCTCCTTCCCACCCTGCGCGCCGCGTTCGACGAGCTGGTGGCCGCGGGCCTCGGAGACCGCGACATCGCCGTGTCCCGGCGGTTCATCGCGTCGCGTGACACAGGCGAGCACTGA
- a CDS encoding D-2-hydroxyacid dehydrogenase, with translation MTGTEKKLRAVVTVPLREDLCRLIEELEPRVEVVRDHSLLPPMRGPADWSGDPDFARTASEQQAFDELVDSADVLFGIPDVDAAALARTVAANPRLRWVMTTAAGGGAAVKAAGLDRADLDRVVFTTSAGVHGGPLAEFAVFGVMAGAKNLPRLLADQSTRTWPDRWEMRQLDEMTVLIVGLGGIGAECARRFHALGARVWGTTRSGEPVAGVDRLVRLDELRDAVAHVDAIVVTLPGTAQTHHLIGADVLAAVKPGAIITNVGRGSVVDETALLAALDDGRIAFAALDVFEQEPLDDASPLWTHPHVLVSPHTAALNSKEEERIARRFAENAARLLDGEPLTAVVDTVEFY, from the coding sequence ATGACGGGGACCGAGAAGAAGCTGCGCGCCGTCGTGACGGTACCGCTGCGCGAAGACCTCTGCCGGCTCATCGAAGAGCTCGAGCCTCGCGTCGAGGTGGTCCGCGATCACTCGCTCCTCCCGCCGATGCGGGGGCCTGCTGATTGGTCCGGCGACCCGGACTTCGCACGCACCGCGAGCGAGCAGCAGGCCTTCGACGAACTGGTCGACTCCGCCGACGTGCTCTTCGGCATCCCCGATGTGGACGCCGCGGCGCTCGCCCGCACAGTGGCGGCGAACCCGCGACTGCGCTGGGTCATGACGACGGCGGCGGGCGGCGGTGCGGCGGTCAAGGCCGCAGGGCTCGACCGCGCAGACCTCGATCGGGTCGTCTTCACCACCAGTGCGGGCGTGCACGGCGGGCCGCTGGCCGAGTTCGCGGTGTTCGGCGTGATGGCGGGAGCGAAGAACCTCCCTCGCCTCCTCGCGGATCAGAGCACCCGCACCTGGCCCGACCGCTGGGAGATGCGGCAGCTCGACGAGATGACCGTGTTGATCGTCGGCCTCGGCGGGATCGGCGCGGAATGCGCGCGTCGCTTCCATGCCCTCGGTGCGAGGGTGTGGGGCACGACGAGGTCGGGCGAGCCGGTCGCCGGCGTCGATCGCCTGGTGCGGCTCGACGAGCTGCGCGACGCGGTGGCCCACGTCGATGCGATCGTGGTGACGCTGCCCGGCACCGCCCAGACCCATCACCTGATCGGTGCCGACGTCCTCGCTGCGGTGAAGCCGGGGGCGATCATCACCAACGTCGGTCGCGGCTCGGTCGTCGACGAGACCGCCCTGCTCGCGGCTCTCGACGACGGTCGGATCGCCTTCGCCGCTCTCGATGTCTTCGAGCAGGAACCGCTCGACGACGCGTCGCCGCTGTGGACGCACCCGCACGTGCTGGTGAGCCCGCACACCGCGGCGCTCAACTCGAAGGAGGAGGAGCGGATCGCCCGACGCTTCGCGGAGAACGCGGCGCGCCTGCTCGATGGCGAGCCGCTGACCGCCGTGGTCGATACGGTCGAGTTCTACTGA